In the genome of Streptomyces sp. NBC_00190, one region contains:
- a CDS encoding LysR family transcriptional regulator — MNRYEEDVSVTRLLAPRLAYFAAVARHEHVTRAAHELGVPQSTLSRAMVRLEQDLGVTLFARKGRTVALTTAGRTFLASTEQALDGIARAAESVQQDADPASGKVAFGFLHTLGSETVPGLIRAFRADHPRVRFSLVQNYGEAMLERLRAGELDLCLTSPLPDAPDLVARRLDEQRLRLVVPDDHRLAGRKRIRLAEAAEETFVTLEPGYGLRRITDDLCAEAGFTPRVAFEGEEAETLRGLVAAGLGVALLPPPAVARPGVVELTVTAPRAVREIGLAWLDGHPDTPPVAEFKRFLLSRRGRLIPELEPPV; from the coding sequence ATGAACCGTTACGAAGAAGACGTGTCGGTGACACGTTTGCTGGCCCCGCGCCTCGCGTACTTCGCGGCCGTCGCCCGGCACGAGCACGTCACCCGGGCCGCCCACGAACTGGGCGTCCCGCAGTCCACCCTGTCGCGGGCCATGGTCCGTCTCGAACAGGACCTGGGCGTCACGCTGTTCGCCCGCAAGGGCCGCACCGTCGCCCTCACCACGGCGGGCCGCACCTTCCTGGCCTCCACCGAGCAGGCCCTGGACGGGATCGCCCGAGCCGCCGAATCCGTCCAGCAGGACGCCGACCCGGCTTCCGGCAAGGTCGCCTTCGGCTTCCTGCACACCCTGGGCTCCGAGACCGTACCCGGCCTCATCCGCGCCTTCCGCGCCGACCACCCGCGCGTGCGCTTCTCCCTCGTCCAGAACTACGGCGAGGCCATGCTGGAGCGACTGCGCGCGGGCGAGCTCGACCTCTGCCTCACCTCACCCCTGCCCGACGCCCCCGACCTCGTCGCCCGCCGCCTCGACGAACAGCGCCTGCGCCTCGTCGTCCCCGACGACCACCGCCTCGCCGGCCGCAAGCGCATCCGCCTCGCCGAGGCCGCCGAGGAAACCTTCGTCACCCTGGAGCCCGGCTACGGTCTGCGCCGCATCACCGACGACCTGTGCGCGGAGGCCGGCTTCACCCCCCGCGTGGCCTTCGAGGGCGAGGAGGCCGAGACCCTGCGCGGCCTGGTCGCCGCAGGCCTCGGCGTCGCCCTCCTGCCGCCTCCGGCCGTGGCCCGTCCCGGCGTCGTCGAGCTGACGGTCACCGCCCCGCGCGCCGTCCGCGAGATCGGCCTCGCCTGGCTCGACGGCCACCCCGACACCCCTCCGGTGGCGGAGTTCAAACGCTTCCTGCTCTCCCGCCGCGGCCGCCTGATCCCCGAACTGGAGCCGCCCGTCTAG
- a CDS encoding thymidine phosphorylase gives MDVISVIRTKRDRGELSPEQIDWVIDAYTRGVVADEQMSALAMAILLNGMNRAEIARWTAAMIASGERMNFDSLSRPTADKHSTGGVGDKITLPLAPLVAACGAAVPQLSGRGLGHTGGTLDKLESIPGWRALLSNEEMLHVLDTTGAVICAAGDGLAPADKKLYALRDVTGTVEAIPLIASSIMSKKIAEGTGSLVLDVKVGSGAFMKNIEDARELARTMVGLGTDSGVKTVALLTDMSTPLGLTAGNALEVRESVEVLAGGGPADVVELTIALAKEMLDAAGIKDADPAKALADGSAMDHWRRMIAAQGGDPDAALPVAREQHVVTAPESGVLTRLDAYGVGVGAWRLGAGRARKEDPVQAGAGIELHAKPGDTVTAGQPLMTLHTDTPEKFEYALASLEGTYDIAPAGTSFSATPIVLDRIA, from the coding sequence ATGGACGTCATCTCCGTCATCCGGACCAAGCGGGACCGCGGTGAGCTGAGCCCCGAGCAGATCGACTGGGTCATCGACGCGTACACGCGCGGTGTCGTCGCCGACGAGCAGATGTCGGCGCTGGCGATGGCCATCCTCCTGAACGGGATGAACCGGGCCGAGATCGCCCGCTGGACCGCCGCGATGATCGCGTCCGGTGAGCGCATGAACTTCGACTCCCTTTCCCGCCCGACCGCCGACAAGCACTCCACGGGTGGCGTCGGCGACAAGATCACGCTGCCGCTGGCCCCGCTCGTCGCCGCCTGCGGCGCGGCCGTTCCGCAGCTGTCGGGCCGCGGGCTCGGCCACACCGGCGGCACCCTCGACAAGCTGGAGTCCATCCCCGGCTGGCGCGCGCTGCTCTCCAACGAGGAGATGCTGCACGTCCTGGACACCACCGGAGCGGTCATCTGCGCGGCGGGCGACGGCCTGGCCCCGGCTGACAAGAAGCTCTACGCCCTGCGCGACGTGACGGGCACGGTCGAGGCCATCCCGCTGATCGCCTCCTCGATCATGTCGAAGAAGATCGCCGAGGGTACGGGCTCGCTCGTCCTGGACGTCAAGGTCGGCAGCGGCGCCTTCATGAAGAACATCGAGGACGCGCGCGAGCTGGCGCGGACCATGGTGGGCCTCGGCACCGACTCGGGCGTCAAGACCGTCGCCCTCCTGACGGACATGTCCACGCCGCTGGGCCTGACCGCCGGAAACGCGCTGGAGGTCCGCGAGTCGGTGGAGGTCCTCGCGGGCGGCGGCCCCGCCGACGTGGTCGAGCTGACCATCGCGCTGGCCAAGGAGATGCTGGACGCGGCGGGCATCAAGGACGCCGACCCGGCGAAGGCCTTGGCCGACGGTTCCGCGATGGACCACTGGCGCCGGATGATCGCGGCCCAGGGCGGCGACCCGGACGCGGCGCTGCCGGTCGCGCGCGAGCAGCACGTCGTTACCGCCCCCGAGTCGGGTGTGTTGACGCGCCTGGACGCGTACGGCGTGGGCGTGGGCGCCTGGCGCCTGGGTGCCGGCCGCGCCCGCAAGGAGGACCCGGTGCAGGCCGGCGCCGGCATCGAGCTGCACGCGAAGCCGGGTGACACGGTGACGGCGGGCCAGCCGCTGATGACCCTGCACACGGACACCCCGGAGAAGTTCGAGTACGCCCTGGCCTCGCTGGAGGGCACGTACGACATCGCCCCGGCGGGCACCTCGTTCTCCGCCACGCCGATCGTCTTGGACCGCATCGCCTGA
- a CDS encoding L,D-transpeptidase family protein encodes MGTLTTHLRAGRRAAAVFGGAVALALPMVVAGGGAARAASCNLGTGPYQRQVEQFLGRPVDGRQSAADCTAIRAFQASHGITPTQGYAGPLTWQTMSTMLAQRAAGTTPNKAGACPVDRGRIACVDLTRQLSWIQDGAALKYGPVPVRTGKDGTETRTGLKKIYYRSIDHWSTIYDVAMPYAQFFDGGIAFHSTTKSMWNPPGSGGCVNMRPADAKAYWNLLGNGEDVYVYGRKPGT; translated from the coding sequence ATGGGGACGCTGACGACGCACCTGCGCGCGGGGCGACGGGCTGCCGCGGTGTTCGGCGGGGCGGTGGCGCTCGCGCTGCCGATGGTGGTCGCGGGCGGCGGAGCGGCGCGGGCCGCCTCCTGCAACCTCGGCACCGGGCCGTACCAGCGGCAGGTGGAACAGTTCCTGGGGCGGCCGGTGGACGGCAGGCAGTCGGCGGCCGACTGCACGGCCATCAGGGCCTTCCAGGCGAGCCACGGGATCACCCCGACCCAGGGCTACGCCGGGCCGCTGACCTGGCAGACGATGAGCACCATGCTGGCGCAGCGGGCGGCCGGCACCACCCCCAACAAGGCCGGCGCCTGCCCGGTGGACCGGGGGCGCATCGCCTGCGTCGACCTGACGCGGCAGCTCAGCTGGATCCAGGACGGCGCCGCCTTGAAGTACGGCCCCGTCCCGGTCCGCACGGGCAAGGACGGCACGGAGACCCGGACCGGCCTGAAGAAGATCTACTACCGGAGCATCGACCACTGGTCGACGATCTACGACGTGGCGATGCCGTACGCGCAGTTCTTCGACGGCGGCATCGCGTTCCACTCGACCACCAAGAGCATGTGGAACCCGCCGGGTTCGGGCGGCTGCGTGAACATGCGGCCCGCCGACGCCAAGGCGTACTGGAACCTGCTGGGGAACGGCGAGGACGTCTACGTCTACGGCCGCAAGCCCGGCACGTAG
- a CDS encoding ABC transporter permease, translated as MSTSTVSATAAAPKKSGGRKKLTLPWIMLIIAGGLALLSLVRVISGANDLTSAGQVSGALSLAVPIGLAGLGGLWAERSGVVNIGLEGMMILGTWFGAWAGFQWGPWTGVLAGVIGGAIGGLLHAIITVTFNVNHIVSGVAINILALGFTQYLSNFTFADAPGGSSKQSPQVEPIYKITVPGLSDWMADLQGKHWFFISDLAGVIGGLVTELSLLTVVALLLIPGTWWVLWRTTFGLRLRSCGENPVAAESLGVNVYKYKYIAVIVSGGLAGLGGAFLSIVASPIYQEGQTGGRGYIGLAAMIFGNWMPGGMALGAGLFGFIDSLKLRGGAQNVHAMLLLIAILLLLVGAWQLYKKKYVQAGVSAVFAALLFLWYATTDSVPSQFVDAAPYLTTLLVLALSAQRLRMPKADGLPYRKGQGK; from the coding sequence GTGAGCACCAGCACTGTCTCCGCGACGGCCGCCGCACCGAAGAAGTCGGGCGGCCGCAAGAAGCTCACCCTGCCCTGGATCATGCTGATCATCGCGGGCGGTCTCGCGCTGCTCTCGCTGGTCCGCGTGATCAGCGGGGCCAACGACCTGACCTCCGCGGGCCAGGTCTCCGGCGCCCTCTCCCTCGCGGTGCCGATCGGCCTCGCCGGCCTCGGCGGCCTGTGGGCCGAGCGCTCGGGCGTCGTCAACATCGGCCTCGAAGGCATGATGATCCTCGGCACCTGGTTCGGTGCCTGGGCCGGCTTCCAGTGGGGCCCGTGGACCGGTGTTCTCGCCGGTGTCATCGGCGGCGCCATCGGCGGCCTGCTCCACGCGATCATCACGGTCACCTTCAACGTCAACCACATCGTCTCCGGTGTGGCCATCAACATCCTGGCGCTGGGCTTCACCCAGTACCTGTCGAACTTCACCTTCGCCGACGCCCCGGGCGGCTCCTCCAAGCAGTCCCCGCAGGTCGAGCCGATCTACAAGATCACCGTGCCAGGGCTTTCGGACTGGATGGCCGATCTGCAGGGCAAGCACTGGTTCTTCATCTCGGACCTCGCCGGCGTCATCGGCGGCCTGGTCACCGAGCTGTCGCTGCTGACCGTCGTCGCGCTGCTGCTGATCCCCGGCACCTGGTGGGTGCTGTGGCGCACGACCTTCGGCCTGCGGCTGCGCTCCTGCGGTGAGAACCCGGTCGCCGCCGAGTCCCTCGGCGTCAACGTCTACAAGTACAAGTACATCGCGGTGATCGTCTCCGGCGGGCTCGCGGGCCTCGGCGGCGCGTTCCTGTCGATCGTCGCCAGCCCCATCTACCAGGAGGGCCAGACCGGCGGCCGCGGTTACATCGGTCTCGCCGCGATGATCTTCGGTAACTGGATGCCGGGCGGCATGGCGCTCGGTGCGGGCCTGTTCGGCTTCATCGACAGCCTCAAGCTGCGCGGTGGCGCCCAGAACGTCCACGCGATGCTGCTGCTGATCGCGATCCTGCTGCTGCTCGTCGGTGCCTGGCAGCTGTACAAGAAGAAGTACGTCCAGGCCGGTGTCTCGGCGGTCTTCGCCGCGCTGCTGTTCCTCTGGTACGCGACGACCGACTCGGTGCCGAGCCAGTTCGTGGACGCGGCCCCGTACCTGACGACGCTGCTCGTGCTCGCGCTCTCCGCGCAGCGCCTGCGCATGCCGAAGGCGGACGGCCTGCCGTACCGCAAGGGCCAGGGCAAGTGA
- a CDS encoding sigma-70 family RNA polymerase sigma factor, which produces MSDLATSTDLDTALDRYRVELTGYCYRMLGSSFDAEDAVQDTYIRAWRSFEKFEGRSSLRSWLYRIATNVCLDLLNAGNKRARPMDLSAPQHQASAVLNERPEVTWLEPVPDGRVLPQTADPAEMALAKESVRLAFVAALQHLPAKQRAVLILREVLAWKADEVATLLDTTVASVNSALQRARATLAGSRIRESEAADPLDADQAKLLEQYLTAFEAYDISRLTTLLHEDAVLSMPPFDLWLQGHADIAAWHLNQGIGCKGSRLIPTTANGMPAFGQYRPAASGTGHTPWALQVLEISDGKIVGLNAFLDTARWFPLFGLPEQLDESYEVQQGT; this is translated from the coding sequence ATGAGCGACCTCGCCACCAGCACGGACCTGGACACCGCGCTGGACCGCTACCGGGTCGAGCTGACGGGGTACTGCTACCGGATGCTCGGCTCGTCCTTCGACGCCGAGGACGCGGTGCAGGACACGTACATCCGTGCCTGGCGCAGCTTCGAGAAGTTCGAGGGCCGCTCGTCGCTGCGGTCGTGGCTGTACCGGATCGCCACCAACGTCTGCCTGGACCTGCTGAACGCGGGGAACAAGCGCGCCCGGCCGATGGACCTGTCCGCCCCGCAGCACCAGGCCTCCGCCGTGCTGAACGAACGGCCCGAGGTGACCTGGCTGGAGCCGGTGCCGGACGGGCGGGTCCTGCCGCAGACCGCCGACCCTGCGGAGATGGCCCTCGCCAAGGAATCCGTACGGCTGGCGTTCGTCGCGGCCCTCCAGCACCTGCCGGCCAAGCAGCGGGCGGTGCTGATCCTTCGTGAGGTGCTGGCCTGGAAGGCGGACGAGGTCGCGACGCTGCTGGACACCACGGTGGCCTCGGTGAACAGCGCCCTGCAGCGGGCCCGGGCCACGCTGGCCGGCAGCCGGATCCGCGAGAGCGAGGCCGCCGACCCGCTGGACGCGGACCAGGCGAAGCTGCTGGAGCAGTACCTGACCGCCTTCGAGGCGTACGACATCTCGCGGCTCACCACGCTCCTGCACGAGGACGCGGTGCTGTCGATGCCGCCGTTCGACCTGTGGCTCCAGGGCCACGCGGACATCGCGGCCTGGCACCTGAACCAGGGCATCGGCTGCAAGGGCTCCCGCCTGATCCCGACCACGGCGAACGGCATGCCGGCCTTCGGCCAGTACCGGCCGGCCGCCTCGGGGACGGGCCACACCCCGTGGGCGCTCCAGGTGCTGGAGATCTCAGACGGCAAGATCGTCGGGCTCAACGCCTTCCTGGACACCGCCCGGTGGTTCCCGCTCTTCGGCCTCCCCGAGCAGCTCGACGAGTCCTACGAGGTCCAGCAGGGCACGTAG
- a CDS encoding STAS domain-containing protein: MEITRLVLPGPSPTARDAVLLCASLARLYDAGATAVVCDAAAVTSPGLASVEALARLRLTAGARPFRITGAPPALRALLDLVGLVELLGEAEEREPPGGVQEGVEPDDLAV, from the coding sequence ATGGAGATCACCCGACTCGTCCTGCCCGGACCCAGCCCGACCGCGCGCGACGCCGTGCTGCTGTGCGCCAGCCTGGCCCGGCTGTACGACGCCGGGGCGACCGCCGTGGTGTGCGACGCCGCCGCCGTCACCTCGCCGGGCCTCGCCTCCGTGGAGGCCCTGGCCCGGCTGCGGCTGACCGCCGGGGCCCGGCCCTTCCGGATCACCGGGGCGCCGCCGGCCCTACGTGCCCTGCTGGACCTCGTAGGACTCGTCGAGCTGCTCGGGGAGGCCGAAGAGCGGGAACCACCGGGCGGTGTCCAGGAAGGCGTTGAGCCCGACGATCTTGCCGTCTGA
- a CDS encoding ABC transporter permease, with protein MKKFDKDRLILGIAGPVLALVSAFLLTMIVLAATGIDPIEPLRLMVENAGYEDVQVLIVNQAGTYYLAAMAVAIGFRMNLFNIGVDGQYRLAAMLSAVVGAAVTLPGPLHLLLIVLVAMLVGAFWSGIAGVLKAKRGVSEVVSTIMLNAIATSLIAWLMLTKNLGVQLEGSNDLTTGDIAESGWFPALTIGDGLEIYGFTFVAFALGIVYWFALNRTRFGFDLRATGASETAAQASGVDAKKMIITAMLISGAVAGLAGMPQLLGETHTYNLAFPTGVGFTGITIALLGRNNPVGIFFAAFLMAFIDKASASLDQAGYAKEIGTIMKGLIVLAVVVSYELIRRYGIRRQQQKVGEELAAGHAIKTDKEVAA; from the coding sequence ATGAAGAAATTCGACAAGGACCGGCTGATCCTCGGCATCGCCGGGCCGGTGCTGGCGCTGGTCAGCGCCTTCCTGCTGACCATGATCGTGCTGGCCGCGACGGGCATCGACCCGATCGAGCCCCTGCGCCTGATGGTGGAGAACGCCGGCTACGAGGACGTCCAGGTCCTCATCGTGAACCAGGCCGGTACGTACTACCTGGCGGCCATGGCCGTGGCCATCGGCTTCCGGATGAATCTCTTCAACATCGGCGTCGACGGTCAGTACCGCCTCGCGGCGATGCTCTCCGCCGTGGTCGGCGCGGCCGTGACCCTGCCGGGCCCGCTGCACCTGCTGCTGATCGTCCTCGTGGCGATGCTCGTCGGTGCCTTCTGGTCGGGCATCGCCGGTGTCCTCAAGGCCAAGCGCGGCGTGAGCGAGGTCGTCTCCACGATCATGCTGAACGCCATCGCGACCAGCCTGATCGCCTGGCTGATGCTGACGAAGAACCTCGGTGTCCAGCTGGAGGGCTCCAACGACCTGACGACCGGCGACATCGCCGAGTCCGGCTGGTTCCCGGCCCTGACGATCGGTGACGGCCTGGAGATCTACGGCTTCACCTTCGTGGCCTTCGCCCTCGGCATCGTCTACTGGTTCGCGCTCAACCGGACCCGCTTCGGCTTCGACCTGCGCGCCACCGGCGCCAGCGAGACCGCCGCCCAGGCCTCCGGCGTGGACGCCAAGAAGATGATCATCACCGCGATGCTCATCTCCGGCGCGGTCGCCGGCCTGGCCGGCATGCCGCAGCTGCTGGGCGAGACGCACACCTACAACCTGGCCTTCCCGACCGGTGTCGGCTTCACCGGCATCACCATCGCGCTGCTCGGCCGCAACAACCCGGTCGGCATCTTCTTCGCCGCGTTCCTGATGGCCTTCATCGACAAGGCCTCCGCCTCGCTCGACCAGGCCGGGTACGCGAAGGAGATCGGCACGATCATGAAGGGCCTGATCGTGCTCGCGGTCGTGGTCTCGTACGAGCTCATCCGCCGTTACGGCATCCGCCGCCAGCAGCAGAAGGTCGGCGAGGAACTGGCCGCGGGCCACGCCATCAAGACCGATAAGGAGGTCGCGGCGTGA
- a CDS encoding MFS transporter translates to MRRGTETRKARRGEPGLLAQLRRPPGGRDARIMLLAQLLDRAGTGVWAASSILYFTFVVGLDAGQLGLLVGAAGVAGIAGSPLAGHLADRFPVRSLLIGCHLLRLGTLCALLLVTRFDVLLLVVAVTYLGDRAAKTLEMLFATRVAGERRSTYQALSRSSANAGYALGAGLAAIGLAVGTRGAYQVLILANALSFLVAAALVWRTREPRGRGLVAARPGDAAPQAAGGEAADPGPAGAAGRGPWRDRGYLRFALLDIPMNLDDSILGVGLPLWLVHHTTAPHALVPAFLVINTVLVVALQLRVSAKVQGPRQAAAAVAAYGLTTLACCVLLATATGGGIWTASAALLAAAVLATAAELMRSVSSWELAVSLAPREARASYLGVAGMAQSVQKSAGPLLLTGAVMTAGPAGWLALGVAVAGLSLVQRRASLRRLDALAEADRPYVPGLRP, encoded by the coding sequence ATGCGGCGCGGCACGGAGACACGGAAGGCGCGGCGGGGGGAGCCCGGCCTGCTGGCGCAGCTGCGCCGACCGCCGGGAGGCCGCGACGCGCGGATCATGCTGCTCGCCCAGCTGCTGGACCGCGCCGGTACGGGCGTATGGGCCGCGTCCTCCATCCTGTACTTCACCTTCGTGGTCGGACTCGACGCCGGGCAGCTGGGCCTGCTGGTGGGCGCGGCAGGAGTGGCGGGCATCGCCGGATCACCTCTGGCGGGCCACCTCGCCGACCGCTTCCCGGTGCGCTCCCTGCTGATCGGCTGCCACCTGCTCCGGCTCGGGACCCTCTGCGCGCTGCTGCTGGTCACCCGCTTCGACGTGCTGCTGCTCGTGGTGGCCGTCACGTACCTGGGCGACCGGGCGGCCAAGACGCTGGAGATGCTCTTCGCCACCCGGGTCGCGGGCGAGCGGCGCTCCACCTACCAGGCGCTGTCGCGCAGTTCGGCCAACGCCGGGTACGCGCTCGGCGCGGGCCTCGCCGCGATCGGCCTCGCCGTCGGGACCCGGGGCGCCTACCAGGTGCTGATCCTGGCCAACGCGCTGTCGTTCCTCGTGGCCGCGGCCCTGGTGTGGCGCACCCGCGAGCCGCGCGGCCGCGGGCTCGTGGCGGCACGGCCCGGCGATGCCGCTCCGCAGGCGGCGGGCGGGGAGGCCGCAGATCCCGGGCCGGCCGGGGCGGCCGGGCGCGGTCCCTGGCGGGACCGCGGCTACCTCCGGTTCGCCCTGCTGGACATCCCGATGAACCTGGACGACTCGATCCTCGGCGTCGGCCTGCCGCTCTGGCTGGTGCACCACACCACGGCGCCGCACGCCCTGGTCCCGGCGTTCCTGGTCATCAACACCGTGCTCGTCGTCGCCCTGCAGTTGCGCGTGTCGGCGAAGGTCCAGGGCCCCCGCCAGGCGGCGGCGGCCGTCGCCGCGTACGGGCTGACGACGCTCGCGTGCTGCGTCCTCCTGGCCACCGCCACCGGCGGCGGGATCTGGACCGCCTCGGCGGCCCTGCTCGCCGCGGCGGTCCTGGCCACGGCGGCAGAGCTGATGCGCTCGGTGAGCTCCTGGGAGCTGGCGGTCTCCCTCGCGCCCCGGGAGGCGCGCGCCTCGTACCTCGGCGTGGCCGGCATGGCCCAGTCCGTCCAGAAGTCCGCCGGCCCACTGCTGCTGACCGGCGCGGTGATGACGGCGGGCCCGGCGGGCTGGCTGGCCCTCGGGGTGGCGGTGGCGGGGCTGTCCCTCGTGCAACGCCGCGCCAGCCTGCGGCGGTTGGACGCCCTGGCGGAGGCGGACAGGCCCTACGTGCCGGGCTTGCGGCCGTAG
- a CDS encoding Uma2 family endonuclease, whose translation MSALTVQHEPQGGDSWDELVRRWEAMDWPEGCKVEIIEGIITVAPPPVGKHSLIAAKLQRCLISAIPEDWDVHQTLGVAVPSRSGLYIPDLLVAPDAVVDGAPFIPAAAVELAVEVTSPSNASHDRIAKAAGYAQAGVPLYLLIDGHAPGGPTVTLYGEPSENVYRVLWAGKFGDTFRLPAPFGIEIDTSVFPTP comes from the coding sequence ATGAGCGCACTCACCGTCCAGCATGAGCCACAGGGTGGCGACAGCTGGGACGAGCTCGTCCGCCGCTGGGAGGCGATGGACTGGCCGGAGGGCTGCAAGGTGGAGATCATCGAGGGGATCATCACCGTGGCGCCACCGCCCGTGGGAAAGCACAGCCTGATCGCGGCCAAACTGCAGCGCTGCCTGATTTCAGCCATTCCCGAGGACTGGGACGTTCACCAGACCCTCGGGGTAGCTGTTCCATCGAGGTCGGGGCTCTACATTCCTGACCTTCTGGTGGCGCCTGACGCCGTGGTCGACGGCGCTCCGTTCATCCCGGCGGCGGCTGTTGAGCTCGCCGTCGAGGTCACCTCTCCGTCGAACGCCTCTCACGACCGCATCGCGAAGGCCGCCGGATATGCGCAGGCCGGTGTCCCGCTGTATCTCCTCATCGACGGCCATGCCCCCGGAGGCCCTACCGTCACGCTTTACGGCGAGCCCAGTGAAAACGTCTACCGGGTGCTCTGGGCCGGGAAGTTCGGCGACACATTCCGGCTCCCCGCCCCATTCGGCATCGAGATCGACACCTCCGTCTTCCCCACGCCGTGA
- a CDS encoding MFS transporter produces the protein MSPAHTGAPVIPGASTASFPASETTTPEGREPGRPGYRRMSLALFAAGLATFALLYSTQALLPAFSDGFGVTAGQASWTVSAATGALALFVLPLSALSERFGRTRMMTWSMAVAVGVGLLVPFAPSLDWLVALRAVQGAAIAGIPASAMAYLAEEVKPKALVGAIGLFVAGNSIGGMSGRMVTGWAAQLGGWRVGLLAVGLMALACAAAFLVLLPRARFFRPASLNPRAVGRTVAGHLRDPLLLRLYGIGALFMTVFGAVYTVIGYRLVDEPFSLGQGVIGSIFLIYLVGTVSSAAAGQLVARTGRRGALYLGVTTTALGLLLSLSDSLAAVLTGLVLITAGFFAGHAVASAAVSRTAKSGRAQASALYQSAYYLGSSAGGTLGALAYHSAGWAATVGIALLAVLGVVSITLYGSHAARVERRMPGPAVAAR, from the coding sequence ATGTCTCCCGCTCATACCGGGGCACCCGTCATCCCGGGTGCCTCCACCGCGTCGTTCCCGGCCTCCGAGACCACCACCCCTGAGGGCCGTGAGCCCGGCCGTCCCGGCTACCGCCGGATGAGCCTCGCGCTCTTCGCCGCCGGACTCGCCACCTTCGCCCTCCTCTACTCCACCCAGGCGCTGCTGCCCGCGTTCTCCGACGGCTTCGGGGTGACGGCGGGTCAGGCCAGCTGGACGGTGTCCGCGGCCACCGGCGCGCTCGCGCTGTTCGTCCTGCCGCTCAGCGCGCTGTCCGAGCGGTTCGGGCGCACCCGGATGATGACCTGGTCGATGGCGGTGGCCGTGGGCGTCGGCCTGCTGGTGCCCTTCGCGCCGAGCCTGGACTGGCTGGTGGCGCTGCGCGCCGTCCAGGGCGCGGCGATCGCCGGGATCCCGGCCTCCGCGATGGCGTACCTGGCGGAGGAGGTCAAGCCGAAGGCCCTGGTCGGGGCGATCGGCCTGTTCGTCGCGGGCAATTCCATCGGCGGCATGAGCGGTCGCATGGTCACCGGCTGGGCGGCGCAGCTGGGCGGCTGGCGGGTCGGTCTGCTGGCCGTCGGGCTGATGGCGCTGGCCTGCGCGGCGGCGTTCCTGGTGCTGCTGCCCCGGGCGCGGTTCTTCCGTCCGGCGTCGCTGAACCCGCGCGCGGTGGGCCGTACGGTCGCCGGTCACCTGCGCGATCCGCTACTGCTGCGGCTGTACGGGATCGGCGCGCTGTTCATGACCGTCTTCGGCGCCGTGTACACCGTCATCGGCTACCGCCTGGTGGACGAGCCGTTCTCGCTCGGGCAGGGCGTGATCGGGTCGATCTTCCTGATCTACCTGGTCGGTACGGTCTCCTCGGCCGCCGCCGGGCAGCTCGTGGCCCGCACGGGCCGCCGCGGCGCGCTGTACCTGGGGGTGACCACCACGGCGCTGGGGCTGCTGCTGTCGCTGTCCGACTCCCTGGCCGCGGTCCTGACCGGCCTGGTCCTGATCACGGCGGGCTTCTTCGCCGGGCACGCGGTGGCTTCCGCCGCGGTGAGCCGGACCGCGAAGTCGGGCCGCGCGCAGGCCTCCGCGCTCTACCAGTCCGCGTACTACCTGGGCTCCAGCGCGGGAGGCACCCTGGGCGCGCTCGCCTACCACTCCGCCGGCTGGGCGGCCACGGTCGGCATCGCGCTGCTGGCCGTCCTCGGCGTCGTCTCGATCACGCTGTACGGGTCCCACGCGGCCCGCGTGGAACGGCGGATGCCGGGTCCGGCTGTGGCCGCGCGCTGA
- a CDS encoding cytidine deaminase, with protein sequence MTAVHAVDWEALRQAARDVMSRAYAPYSGFPVGVAALVDDGRTVVGCNVENASYGLGLCAECGLVSSLQATGGGRLTHFTCVDGRGEILVPCGRCRQLLFEFGGPELLVETPKGILPLADMLPQAFGPDHLR encoded by the coding sequence GTGACGGCGGTGCACGCCGTCGACTGGGAAGCCCTGCGCCAGGCGGCCCGGGACGTGATGTCCCGGGCGTACGCCCCGTACTCGGGCTTCCCGGTCGGTGTCGCCGCGCTCGTCGACGACGGCCGCACGGTCGTCGGCTGCAACGTGGAGAACGCGAGCTACGGGCTCGGCCTGTGCGCCGAGTGCGGCCTGGTCTCCTCCCTGCAGGCCACGGGCGGAGGCCGGCTGACGCACTTCACCTGCGTCGACGGCCGGGGCGAGATCCTCGTCCCGTGCGGCCGCTGCCGCCAGCTACTGTTCGAATTCGGCGGACCGGAACTGCTGGTGGAGACCCCCAAGGGGATCCTCCCGCTGGCGGACATGCTGCCCCAGGCCTTCGGGCCGGACCACTTGAGATAG